One region of Desulfobaccales bacterium genomic DNA includes:
- a CDS encoding redox-sensing transcriptional repressor Rex, with translation MKFSKIPTATITRLSIYSRYLEALSQEGVKIIASDKLAQKCGINPAQIRKDLAYFGEFGIRGVGYFVKELLFEIKRILGLNKTWKMALVGIGNLGSALLAHQNFIRQGYEFVAVFDVDPAKVGRRVPSGQTIFSVDELEQVVKEKGVEIGVIATPAGKAQMAALRLISAGVKAILNFAPLQLQVPEGMAVENVDFTVKLDNLAYNLTMAEG, from the coding sequence ATGAAATTCTCTAAAATTCCCACTGCCACCATTACCCGTTTGTCCATTTATTCCCGGTATCTTGAGGCCCTGTCTCAGGAAGGGGTGAAGATCATCGCATCGGACAAGCTGGCCCAAAAGTGCGGCATCAACCCGGCCCAGATCCGCAAGGACCTGGCCTATTTCGGGGAGTTCGGCATCCGTGGGGTAGGGTACTTCGTCAAGGAACTGCTCTTCGAAATCAAGCGCATTCTGGGGCTCAATAAGACCTGGAAAATGGCGTTGGTAGGGATCGGGAATCTGGGCTCAGCGCTGTTGGCCCATCAGAATTTCATCCGCCAAGGTTACGAATTCGTGGCGGTTTTCGATGTCGACCCGGCCAAGGTGGGACGCCGGGTGCCCAGCGGCCAGACCATTTTCTCCGTGGATGAGTTGGAACAGGTGGTCAAAGAAAAGGGTGTCGAGATCGGCGTCATTGCCACCCCGGCCGGCAAGGCCCAAATGGCGGCCCTGCGCCTTATCTCTGCGGGCGTCAAGGCCATCCTCAATTTTGCCCCCCTTCAATTGCAGGTGCCGGAAGGCATGGCGGTGGAGAACGTGGACTTCACTGTCAAGCTGGACAACCTGGCCTACAACCTCACGATGGCTGAAGGGTGA
- the atpE gene encoding ATP synthase F0 subunit C: MRKSMVLGLSMLVTLLWASLALAAEPAAAGGASAGLGAFFSYAVMAAGFGIGIAAFGTGIGQGLAVKSSVEGIARNPEASGKITVTMLIGLAMIESLCIYALVVALIILYAYPMAKPIATALGFKM; the protein is encoded by the coding sequence ATGAGAAAATCCATGGTTCTTGGACTGAGCATGCTGGTAACCCTGCTTTGGGCTTCCCTGGCTCTGGCGGCTGAGCCCGCCGCAGCGGGCGGCGCTTCCGCCGGCCTGGGCGCCTTTTTCAGCTATGCGGTTATGGCCGCCGGCTTCGGCATCGGCATCGCCGCTTTTGGTACCGGCATCGGCCAGGGCCTGGCCGTGAAGAGCTCGGTGGAAGGCATTGCCCGTAACCCCGAGGCTTCCGGAAAAATCACCGTCACCATGCTGATCGGCTTGGCCATGATCGAGTCTCTGTGTATTTACGCTCTGGTCGTAGCCCTGATCATCCTGTACGCGTACCCCATGGCCAAACCCATTGCCACGGCTCTGGGCTTCAAGATGTAA
- a CDS encoding type II toxin-antitoxin system RelE/ParE family toxin: MIKTFAQPWVAEFWHTGKHKRIPSDLGPRLLRKMDMLNRAQAQKDLKAPPANRLHALYGDREGQWAISVSGAWRLCFRFEAGDIFDLELVQYH, from the coding sequence ATGATCAAAACCTTCGCGCAGCCCTGGGTGGCAGAATTCTGGCACACGGGGAAACATAAGCGGATCCCATCTGATCTGGGACCCAGGTTGCTGCGGAAGATGGATATGCTTAATCGAGCGCAGGCCCAGAAAGACCTGAAGGCCCCTCCGGCCAATCGTCTCCATGCTTTGTACGGTGATCGGGAAGGGCAATGGGCCATCTCAGTCAGCGGCGCCTGGAGGTTATGTTTCCGGTTTGAAGCCGGTGACATTTTTGATTTGGAACTCGTGCAATACCACTAA
- the uvrA gene encoding excinuclease ABC subunit UvrA, with protein sequence MPVNQIIIRGAREHNLKNIDLELPRNRFIVITGVSGSGKSTLAFDILYAEGQRRYVESLSAYARQFLELMDKPDVEYIEGLSPSIAIEQRNASKNPRSTVATSTEIYDYLRVLFARIGTPFCYQCGRPISSLSVPQMADQVMGLAEGSRITILAPVVVNRKGEHQKLLERLRSEGYSRIRLNGEVMELEELPAIDKNKRNTIEAVVDRLVIKPDLGARLSDSLELALKLADSVVRIAVVDGEELLFSERFACDHCGVSLPELTPRLFSFNSPQGACPACSGLGTRLVIDPGLVVPNPALSLREGAIRPWSQRHSLRHQQMLEALEQHYRFSIHTPFRDLPQDVQEALLFGSDAHPVNFFYEQGGRRFYSPRPFPGAVPLLKERYDETDSALVREDIEQYMSFRPCPDCNGARLRKEALAVKINGANISEVTGLTVTRALIWFGGLELSPRQAEIARRILKEITERLGFLSEVGLDYLSLDRATATLAGGEAQRIRLATQIGSKLSGVLYILDEPSIGLHPRDTQKLLHTLKALRDLGNTVIVVEHDPETIRQADFVVDMGPGAGREGGEVVFEGTPQELLHHARSLTGLYLSGRRQIHLPRGRRQPQGFLRLVGARGHNLRGLEVDLPLGVLSCVTGVSGSGKSTLIMDTLYLALRQKLYQAKITAAPYDQIEGLEALDKVVNIDQSPIGRTPRSNPATYSGLFTIVRELFSQVPEARLRGYKPGRFSFNVKGGRCEPCRGEGINKIEMHFLPDVYVRCEVCRGLRYNASSLEIRYKGKNIAEVLDMTVDQALEFFGPVPALRDRLQTLADVGLGYVQLGQSATTLSGGEAQRLKLSRELSKRATGRTLYILDEPTTGLHLADIEKLLLVLNRLVDEGNTVIVIEHNLEVIKTADYLIDLGPEGGDGGGKLVAAGPPEEVALHPESHTGRFLREILH encoded by the coding sequence ATGCCCGTAAACCAGATTATTATCCGGGGCGCCCGGGAACACAACCTCAAGAATATCGATTTGGAATTGCCCCGCAACCGGTTCATCGTGATCACCGGGGTGAGCGGTTCGGGGAAATCCACCCTGGCCTTCGACATCCTTTACGCCGAGGGGCAGCGCCGCTATGTGGAATCCCTGTCGGCCTACGCCCGGCAATTCCTCGAACTCATGGACAAGCCGGACGTGGAATATATCGAAGGCCTGTCCCCGTCTATCGCCATCGAACAGCGCAACGCCTCCAAGAATCCCCGGTCCACCGTGGCCACTTCCACCGAAATCTATGATTACCTCCGGGTCCTGTTCGCCCGGATCGGCACGCCTTTCTGCTACCAGTGCGGGCGGCCCATTTCGTCGTTGAGCGTCCCCCAGATGGCCGACCAGGTCATGGGTTTGGCCGAAGGCAGCCGCATCACGATTTTAGCGCCGGTGGTGGTGAATCGCAAAGGCGAACATCAAAAGCTTTTGGAGCGTCTTAGGAGCGAGGGCTACAGCCGCATCCGCCTCAACGGCGAGGTGATGGAACTGGAGGAGTTACCCGCCATCGATAAGAACAAGCGCAACACCATCGAGGCGGTGGTGGATCGTCTGGTGATCAAGCCGGACTTAGGCGCCCGGCTCAGCGACTCTCTGGAACTGGCCCTGAAACTCGCCGACAGCGTGGTGCGCATCGCGGTTGTGGACGGCGAAGAGTTGCTATTCTCCGAGCGCTTTGCCTGCGATCACTGCGGGGTCTCGCTGCCTGAACTCACCCCGCGGCTGTTTTCCTTCAACAGCCCCCAGGGTGCGTGCCCGGCTTGCAGCGGTCTGGGCACCCGGCTGGTCATCGACCCCGGCCTGGTGGTCCCCAACCCGGCCCTAAGCCTCAGGGAAGGCGCCATCCGGCCCTGGTCTCAGCGCCATTCTCTCCGGCACCAGCAGATGTTGGAAGCCCTGGAGCAGCATTACCGCTTCTCCATACACACCCCTTTCCGGGACTTGCCTCAGGATGTTCAGGAAGCCCTGCTCTTCGGCTCCGATGCCCATCCCGTCAATTTTTTCTATGAGCAGGGCGGTCGGCGCTTTTACAGCCCGCGGCCTTTCCCCGGTGCGGTGCCTTTGCTCAAGGAACGCTATGACGAAACGGACTCGGCGCTGGTCAGGGAGGACATCGAACAATACATGAGTTTCCGGCCCTGTCCCGACTGCAACGGCGCCCGTTTGCGCAAAGAGGCCCTGGCCGTGAAGATCAACGGGGCCAATATCAGTGAAGTGACCGGTTTAACGGTGACCCGAGCCCTTATCTGGTTCGGCGGCCTGGAACTTTCTCCCCGCCAGGCGGAAATCGCCCGGCGCATCTTGAAGGAAATTACCGAACGCCTGGGCTTTTTGTCGGAAGTCGGGCTGGATTACCTGAGCTTGGACCGGGCCACCGCCACTCTGGCCGGGGGCGAGGCCCAGCGCATCCGCCTGGCCACCCAGATCGGCTCCAAGCTCTCCGGAGTCCTCTATATCTTGGATGAGCCCAGCATCGGCCTCCATCCCCGGGATACCCAGAAACTCCTTCATACCCTTAAGGCCCTTAGGGACCTGGGCAACACCGTGATCGTGGTGGAGCATGACCCCGAAACCATCCGGCAGGCCGATTTTGTGGTGGACATGGGGCCGGGCGCGGGAAGGGAAGGGGGCGAGGTGGTCTTCGAAGGCACGCCCCAAGAACTGCTGCACCATGCCCGGTCGCTGACCGGGCTCTACCTGTCGGGGCGGCGGCAGATTCACTTGCCCCGGGGGCGGCGCCAGCCCCAGGGGTTCCTGCGCTTGGTGGGCGCCCGGGGCCACAATCTCCGGGGCCTGGAAGTGGACCTGCCCCTGGGGGTGCTGAGTTGTGTCACCGGGGTCTCCGGGTCCGGCAAGAGCACCCTGATCATGGACACCCTCTACCTGGCCCTGCGCCAGAAGCTCTACCAGGCCAAGATTACCGCGGCCCCTTATGATCAAATTGAAGGTCTGGAGGCCTTGGACAAGGTGGTTAACATCGATCAGAGCCCCATCGGCCGTACCCCCCGGTCCAACCCCGCCACCTACTCCGGGCTGTTCACCATTGTCCGGGAGCTATTTTCTCAGGTGCCCGAGGCGAGGCTCAGGGGCTATAAGCCCGGGCGCTTCAGTTTCAATGTTAAAGGGGGGCGCTGCGAGCCCTGCCGGGGCGAAGGGATCAACAAAATCGAGATGCACTTCTTGCCCGACGTTTACGTGCGCTGCGAGGTCTGCCGTGGCTTGCGCTACAATGCCTCCAGCCTGGAGATTCGCTACAAGGGCAAAAACATCGCCGAGGTCCTGGATATGACGGTGGACCAGGCCTTAGAGTTCTTCGGACCGGTTCCGGCCCTGCGGGACCGGCTGCAAACCCTGGCGGACGTGGGCCTGGGCTACGTGCAACTGGGCCAATCGGCCACCACCTTATCCGGCGGTGAGGCTCAGCGCCTCAAGCTCTCCCGGGAACTGAGCAAGCGGGCCACCGGCCGCACCCTCTACATCCTGGATGAGCCCACCACCGGGCTGCATTTGGCGGATATCGAAAAGCTGCTCCTGGTGCTCAACCGCCTGGTGGACGAAGGCAATACGGTCATCGTTATCGAACATAACCTGGAGGTCATCAAGACCGCGGATTACCTCATCGACCTGGGTCCGGAAGGCGGTGACGGCGGCGGCAAACTCGTAGCCGCGGGCCCGCCGGAAGAAGTGGCCCTCCACCCCGAATCCCATACCGGGCGGTTTTTGCGGGAGATACTGCATTAA
- a CDS encoding HigA family addiction module antitoxin, giving the protein MLPRNRRPTPPGEILRYEFLEPMGLNQKQIAEALGISRVRLSEILRGKRAITPDTAFRLARFFDTTPEFWLGLQTDVSLWDTLQAHSSEYEKIKPVNDAA; this is encoded by the coding sequence ATGTTACCCCGAAACCGTCGCCCAACTCCACCGGGAGAAATCCTCCGGTATGAATTCTTGGAGCCTATGGGTCTTAATCAGAAGCAAATAGCCGAGGCGTTAGGCATCAGCCGGGTGCGCCTCAGTGAAATCCTCCGGGGTAAACGAGCCATTACGCCGGACACGGCCTTTCGCCTGGCGCGATTTTTTGACACGACCCCGGAGTTTTGGCTGGGACTGCAAACAGACGTGAGTCTGTGGGATACTTTGCAGGCCCACAGTTCGGAATATGAGAAGATTAAGCCGGTTAACGATGCAGCGTAA
- a CDS encoding AtpZ/AtpI family protein produces the protein MKEDTKKFLKELFSGGYKASTIGMTLVFCIFIGAFLGYLLDNYFGTGYLFKIIGLIMGIIAGFRNVYTMGKKFQNEK, from the coding sequence TTGAAGGAAGACACCAAAAAATTTTTAAAAGAGCTATTTTCCGGGGGCTATAAAGCCAGTACCATCGGCATGACCCTGGTGTTTTGCATTTTTATTGGCGCTTTCTTGGGTTATTTGCTGGACAATTACTTTGGCACCGGCTATCTGTTCAAGATCATCGGCCTGATTATGGGAATTATTGCCGGTTTCCGGAACGTCTATACCATGGGTAAGAAGTTCCAGAATGAGAAGTGA
- a CDS encoding ATP synthase subunit I, with the protein MNILSPRHLKIANWSVLAVLVLAGFFWRGREFALGVLVGGLVVVINFHLLHHALKGTLGQMANHPQDGSSRAKAFFAARQLLRFFALLAIIFLLVGQGWVNIFGLLLGLSTVVITLMLAAINETIKLKNKEANPSHGSSHSLS; encoded by the coding sequence ATGAATATTTTGTCCCCTCGCCATCTGAAAATCGCCAACTGGTCCGTGTTGGCGGTGCTGGTCCTGGCCGGGTTCTTCTGGCGCGGCCGGGAGTTTGCCCTTGGAGTCCTGGTGGGAGGCCTGGTGGTAGTAATCAATTTCCACCTCCTGCACCATGCCCTGAAAGGCACCTTGGGACAAATGGCGAACCACCCCCAGGATGGTTCAAGCCGAGCCAAGGCTTTTTTTGCCGCCCGGCAGCTGCTGCGGTTTTTTGCGCTGCTGGCCATCATATTCCTGTTGGTCGGTCAGGGTTGGGTTAATATTTTTGGGCTGCTGCTGGGATTGTCCACGGTAGTCATCACCTTGATGCTGGCCGCGATTAACGAAACGATCAAGCTTAAGAATAAGGAGGCAAACCCGTCCCATGGATCATCCCATTCTCTTTCTTGA
- the atpB gene encoding F0F1 ATP synthase subunit A: MDHPILFLDLLFGKLNLPIPPHVSYAVLVSLILLGLGMLAGKKISMVPTGAQNVFELIVGGLEDFMVEITGEEGRAFYPYICCVFLFIMTCNLVGLIPGFFSPTANINTTLALALCTFMYTHYLGIKYHGAKYIKHFLGPIPALAPLFLPIEIIGHFARVLSLTLRLFGNIMGEDLVLAILLFLAGMFLAPLPMMFLAVFTSVVQAFVFTLLSMMYFAGSMEHAH; this comes from the coding sequence ATGGATCATCCCATTCTCTTTCTTGATTTACTGTTTGGAAAGCTAAACCTGCCCATTCCTCCCCATGTCTCTTATGCCGTATTAGTTTCGCTCATCCTCCTGGGGTTAGGCATGCTGGCCGGCAAGAAGATTTCCATGGTCCCCACCGGCGCCCAGAACGTCTTCGAATTGATAGTCGGCGGACTGGAAGACTTCATGGTGGAGATCACCGGCGAGGAAGGCCGGGCCTTCTACCCCTATATCTGCTGCGTATTTTTGTTCATCATGACTTGTAACCTCGTCGGCTTGATTCCGGGGTTCTTTTCGCCCACGGCCAACATCAACACCACGCTAGCTTTGGCCTTGTGCACCTTTATGTACACCCATTACCTGGGGATCAAGTACCATGGGGCCAAGTATATCAAGCATTTTCTGGGACCCATCCCGGCCCTGGCGCCCCTGTTCCTCCCCATTGAGATCATCGGCCACTTTGCTCGGGTGCTCTCCCTGACATTGCGTCTTTTCGGCAATATCATGGGGGAAGATCTGGTGCTGGCCATCCTCTTGTTCCTGGCCGGGATGTTCCTGGCCCCCCTGCCCATGATGTTCCTGGCGGTGTTCACCAGCGTCGTGCAGGCGTTTGTGTTCACCCTACTGTCCATGATGTATTTTGCCGGGTCCATGGAGCACGCCCATTAA
- a CDS encoding diguanylate cyclase encodes MDIQNKELQRHLSNLEAIRARYAELFDFAPIGYFTFDPRGLILEVNLTGARLLLQERTALIHSPFFLHIAPPFRNRFERHLQEVFAGQAKQSCTLQMLTAAGSTVYVALESLAVQDRKGKLSECFTVVSDITAHQQAVDALRLTQTVIDRASVAVYWVKPDSTFSYVNQAACKALGYSQEELLNLSVSDIDREMPKEPWSAHWEESKRFKTRNIQRNHTRKDGSWFPVEVSANYLQFGDQEFIIAFATDITARKQAEEEIRTAVAYLENIIASSVDPIATVNEHGRFTRWNQAAQEAYGYTAEELASQPAFNLYSDQNTLKQMLSQLGRDGFVQGYEIDMKKKGGSIAPFSLSIRLLRDKKGKSLGSVCVARDLTETKRSMRELNTSNAKLRVLVQESDRRNRELTLINSMAEKLQSCLSEEEAYPIIGQHVQALFPAESGALFIQDPSNDLWEAAFTWGEPLAGELVIGPADCWALRRGRLNLKGESYPGLPCGHVPHAYPGSYLCLPLLAHSEPLGMLHIQGLTDLTQEQQEQLQTLAVTVGDHISLAWANIRLRETLRHQVVHDALTGLFNRRYLEETLEREIYRVKRKGASLGLIMLDLDHFKRFNDTYGHGAGDDLLRALGKFLATRVRHEDVACRYGGEEFVVILPEASPEVVKERAEEIREGFPQLHVFHRGRVIESVTVSLGIAIFPADGATGQDVLRAADDAMYQAKAQGRNRVVVAQCHAT; translated from the coding sequence GGCTATTTCACCTTTGACCCCCGGGGGTTGATTCTGGAGGTCAATCTCACCGGAGCCCGGCTCCTTTTGCAAGAACGCACTGCTTTAATCCACAGCCCGTTTTTTCTCCATATCGCCCCGCCATTTCGGAACCGATTCGAACGGCACCTGCAGGAAGTTTTTGCCGGCCAAGCCAAGCAGTCCTGCACCTTACAGATGCTCACTGCCGCGGGGAGCACCGTCTACGTGGCTCTGGAGAGCCTGGCAGTCCAGGACCGGAAAGGCAAGCTTTCCGAATGCTTTACCGTCGTCAGCGATATCACGGCCCATCAACAAGCCGTGGACGCGCTGCGGCTAACCCAAACCGTTATTGACCGCGCCTCGGTGGCGGTCTACTGGGTTAAGCCGGACAGTACGTTTTCGTATGTCAACCAGGCGGCGTGTAAGGCTTTGGGCTATTCGCAAGAGGAGTTGCTCAATCTATCCGTGTCCGACATCGACAGAGAAATGCCCAAGGAACCCTGGTCGGCCCACTGGGAAGAATCGAAACGCTTTAAGACGCGCAATATTCAAAGAAACCATACCCGCAAGGACGGCAGCTGGTTCCCGGTGGAGGTCTCCGCCAACTATCTGCAATTCGGCGACCAGGAGTTCATCATCGCCTTCGCCACGGATATCACCGCGCGTAAGCAAGCCGAGGAAGAAATCAGAACCGCGGTAGCTTATCTGGAGAACATCATTGCTTCGTCAGTAGATCCCATCGCCACCGTTAACGAACATGGCCGTTTCACCCGGTGGAATCAAGCCGCGCAGGAAGCCTACGGGTATACCGCGGAGGAACTCGCCAGCCAACCTGCTTTCAATCTATACTCTGATCAAAATACGCTAAAGCAGATGTTGTCCCAATTGGGCCGGGATGGTTTTGTCCAGGGGTATGAAATCGATATGAAGAAGAAGGGCGGGAGCATTGCCCCGTTCAGCCTCTCCATTCGCTTGTTGCGGGACAAGAAGGGCAAAAGCCTGGGGAGCGTATGTGTGGCCCGGGATTTGACTGAAACCAAACGGTCCATGAGGGAATTGAACACATCGAATGCAAAACTGAGAGTTCTGGTCCAGGAATCGGACCGGCGCAACCGGGAACTCACCCTGATTAACTCCATGGCGGAAAAACTGCAATCGTGCCTCTCGGAGGAGGAGGCCTATCCCATTATCGGACAGCATGTCCAGGCGTTGTTTCCGGCCGAATCAGGAGCCTTGTTTATCCAGGACCCCAGCAATGATCTTTGGGAGGCGGCATTCACCTGGGGTGAGCCCCTGGCTGGTGAGCTGGTCATAGGGCCCGCGGATTGTTGGGCCTTGAGGCGCGGACGTTTAAACCTCAAGGGTGAGTCTTATCCGGGGCTGCCTTGCGGTCATGTGCCCCATGCTTATCCGGGAAGTTACTTGTGTCTCCCTTTGCTGGCCCATAGTGAGCCCCTGGGGATGCTGCATATCCAAGGTCTTACTGACTTGACGCAAGAGCAGCAAGAGCAGTTACAAACCCTGGCGGTGACTGTCGGTGACCATATCTCCCTGGCTTGGGCGAATATCAGGTTGAGGGAAACGCTGCGCCACCAGGTGGTACACGATGCCCTCACCGGCCTGTTTAATCGGCGGTACCTGGAAGAGACCCTGGAACGGGAGATTTACCGGGTTAAGCGCAAGGGGGCTTCGCTGGGGCTCATCATGCTGGACCTGGACCATTTCAAGCGCTTCAACGACACCTACGGCCACGGAGCGGGAGATGATCTGTTGCGGGCCCTGGGGAAATTCCTGGCTACCCGGGTACGCCACGAAGACGTGGCCTGCCGTTATGGCGGGGAAGAATTTGTCGTAATCCTGCCGGAGGCCTCGCCAGAAGTGGTCAAAGAACGGGCCGAAGAAATTAGGGAGGGCTTTCCCCAGCTACACGTATTCCACCGGGGCCGAGTGATTGAAAGCGTCACGGTATCCCTGGGGATCGCCATTTTTCCAGCCGATGGCGCCACGGGCCAGGACGTGCTTCGGGCCGCGGATGACGCCATGTACCAAGCCAAGGCCCAGGGCCGCAATCGGGTAGTGGTGGCCCAATGCCATGCTACTTAA
- a CDS encoding thioredoxin domain-containing protein, translating into MSDPERQPNRLIDTTSPYLQQHAYNPVDWYPWGAEALERARREDKPIFLSIGYSTCHWCHVMAHECFENPAIAAIMNEHFVNIKLDREERPDLDETYMNAVQVLTGHGGWPLSVFLSPDLKPFYGGTYFPPEDRGGLPGFPRLLLALSQAYQQNREQLTTLSLKVEGHLQRLGEPAGAGSDPTREAVAEAAQRLVQDFDAVHGGLGNAPKFPRSLELDFLFHSYYLDREAPVLSKLAFTLEKMARGGIYDQLGGGFHRYSVDEAWLVPHFEKMLYDNALLPPLYLAHSQLTGSGLSRRIAKATLDFILRDMAAPEGGFYAAWDADSEGVEGKYYVWSLEEVERVVGPDAAPLVIAALGVTPEGNFEDANILTRPFSRSDLATRFAMEPDALARLLSEAFKQLRRVRGQRVPPHRDEKVIVSWNGLAITALANGAQVLGDRRYAEAAASAARFILQNLFRDSTLHRIWTAGRISVPGFSEDYAIFANALLDLYETDFDTVWINQAQALMTLMDQKFLDPTDGAYFYVDRDQETPLVRSKSIYDQVLPSGNSMAARVNLRLYRLTEKDAYQQRAAGIIRQFQAQAQQNPWGFSHLWTVQALALTPPLDLTLVGDPGDSRTQDLVRTAYSSYLPERRLVLKNPGNSNALDELLPWTGTYSQPGEAPVAYLCRDFTCLPAMSAPAELAAKLSQPSNRKA; encoded by the coding sequence ATGTCAGATCCAGAACGACAGCCCAACCGTCTCATCGATACGACCAGCCCCTATCTCCAGCAGCATGCCTATAATCCGGTGGATTGGTACCCCTGGGGGGCCGAAGCCCTGGAGCGCGCCCGCCGGGAGGATAAACCCATATTTTTAAGCATCGGCTACTCCACCTGCCATTGGTGCCACGTCATGGCCCACGAGTGCTTTGAAAATCCGGCTATCGCGGCCATCATGAATGAGCACTTCGTCAACATCAAGCTGGACCGGGAAGAGCGCCCCGACCTGGATGAGACCTATATGAACGCGGTTCAGGTGCTCACCGGCCACGGCGGCTGGCCCCTGAGCGTTTTTCTCAGCCCGGATTTAAAACCCTTTTATGGCGGCACCTACTTCCCCCCTGAAGACCGGGGCGGCCTGCCGGGATTTCCCCGCCTGCTGCTGGCCCTCAGCCAGGCCTACCAGCAGAATCGCGAGCAGCTGACCACGCTTTCCCTCAAGGTGGAAGGCCACCTGCAGCGCCTGGGCGAGCCCGCGGGAGCCGGAAGCGATCCCACCCGGGAGGCCGTGGCGGAGGCGGCGCAGCGCCTGGTGCAGGATTTCGACGCGGTGCACGGCGGCCTGGGCAACGCCCCCAAGTTTCCCCGCTCTTTAGAGCTGGACTTTCTGTTTCACTCTTATTACCTCGACCGAGAGGCTCCGGTTCTTTCCAAGCTGGCCTTCACCCTGGAAAAAATGGCCCGGGGAGGCATCTACGATCAGTTGGGCGGGGGCTTCCACCGCTACAGCGTGGATGAGGCCTGGTTGGTGCCGCATTTCGAAAAGATGCTCTATGACAACGCCCTCTTGCCACCGCTTTATCTGGCGCATAGCCAACTTACCGGGAGCGGACTGTCCCGGCGCATCGCGAAAGCGACCCTGGATTTCATCCTGCGGGACATGGCCGCGCCCGAAGGCGGCTTTTATGCGGCCTGGGACGCGGACAGCGAAGGGGTGGAAGGCAAATACTATGTTTGGAGTTTGGAGGAAGTTGAGCGGGTCGTGGGTCCCGATGCCGCGCCCCTGGTGATCGCGGCCCTGGGAGTGACCCCGGAAGGCAATTTTGAAGACGCCAACATCTTGACCCGGCCTTTTTCCCGGAGCGATCTGGCAACTCGCTTTGCCATGGAGCCGGACGCATTGGCGCGCCTCCTTTCGGAAGCATTTAAGCAGTTGCGCCGGGTGCGGGGCCAAAGGGTGCCGCCCCACCGGGATGAGAAGGTCATCGTCTCCTGGAACGGCCTGGCGATCACGGCCCTGGCCAACGGCGCCCAGGTCTTGGGAGATCGGCGCTATGCTGAAGCCGCGGCCTCCGCGGCCCGGTTCATCTTACAGAACCTGTTCCGGGACAGTACCCTCCACCGTATCTGGACCGCAGGCCGCATCAGCGTCCCGGGTTTTTCCGAGGATTATGCCATTTTCGCCAACGCCCTCCTGGACCTGTACGAGACCGACTTCGATACCGTCTGGATCAATCAAGCCCAGGCCCTCATGACTCTGATGGACCAAAAGTTCTTAGACCCCACCGACGGCGCCTATTTTTACGTGGACCGGGACCAGGAAACTCCGCTGGTGCGCTCCAAGAGCATCTATGACCAGGTCCTGCCCTCGGGCAACTCCATGGCGGCCCGGGTTAATCTCCGGCTTTACCGCCTGACTGAGAAGGACGCGTATCAGCAGCGGGCCGCGGGGATCATCCGGCAGTTCCAGGCCCAGGCGCAACAAAACCCCTGGGGCTTTTCTCACCTCTGGACGGTTCAGGCCCTGGCCCTCACTCCGCCCCTGGATCTCACCCTGGTGGGTGACCCCGGAGACTCCCGCACCCAAGACCTGGTTCGAACGGCTTACAGCAGCTATCTGCCGGAACGCCGTTTGGTCCTGAAAAACCCGGGCAACAGTAATGCCCTGGATGAACTCTTGCCCTGGACGGGGACCTACAGCCAGCCCGGAGAAGCACCGGTGGCGTATCTCTGCCGGGACTTCACCTGCCTGCCGGCCATGAGCGCACCCGCAGAATTGGCGGCCAAGTTAAGCCAGCCCAGTAACCGCAAGGCCTAA